The Brachyhypopomus gauderio isolate BG-103 chromosome 7, BGAUD_0.2, whole genome shotgun sequence genome has a window encoding:
- the ncam3 gene encoding neural cell adhesion molecule 1 isoform X2 yields MAAYLMILTLFVVFFINSRLTDAKVDLIISDPEVRVGSDHLILCKAGKDAEIQWQKDGEDIDEDRYIVESIDETSSKVLLKSVTLDDRGTYKCICNYGNHEDEAAVNIFVYEMPNFGNTQKYHEFLVNETAQIPCLVSGKPEVDINWYRNRLRIINGPGHQSVLPDGTLQIANIQREDSGTYVCEGRIRGRKILRTLDISIVVNAPATAMISIKKASVFAGPNTNVTIICLVTGLPAPIITWSTPPTSDSSRYIYNSDKSELIIPAVVRNDAGKYICTAQNKIGEDGAIFELDVSEIPLVTLSQKKMAVGLGGSILIYCDATGHPVPTITWRRKGSSNAMPSVGRQRVEGSKLIIEKVAPSDGGVYTCDAHSSAVHSTEDFSLITAPEVPSLFRVSPGPTSAHITLNTTVLDGGSPLTNYVLQWRKQPQDKWAETNVPPSSPLVVKALAPYTEYFIRFAAQNNKFLGGFSAEHKIRTQAKREPDRPMLSNDEKVIEENSFSIPFKQLDDGGSPIKRYVVRYRKDKEGEDWREKEMAANSTKVYIPHLQYGSDYLIEVLAVNTNGISSPAKLKFSVPQVETKGGLGKAGVVGIVMVIFLVLLLSVDAFCCYKNRCGLLNFLSRKMLVHKMSVSKSVEEGVINNAAVKPPANGEPTVEA; encoded by the exons ATGGCTGCATATCTGATGATACTGACATTGTTTGTCGTCTTCTTCATTAATTCAAGGTTAACAG ATGCCAAAGTAGACCTCATCATAAGTGACCCAGAGGTCAGGGTGGGAAGTGACCATTTGATCTTGTGCAAGG CTGGTAAAGACGCAGAAATACAATGGCAGAAGGATGGGGAAGACATTGATGAAGACCGTTATATAGTGGAGAGTATAGATGAAACCTCGAGTAAAGTGCTCTTAAAGAGCGTGACCCTGGATGACAGAGGAACTTACAAGTGCATTTGCAATTATGGCAATCATGAAGATGAAGCGGCAGTGAACATTTTTGTCTATG AAATGCCAAACTTTGGCAACACACAGAAATACCACGAATTCTTAGTGAACGAGACAGCACAAATTCCTTGCCTCGTCAGTGGAAAACCTGAGGTGGATATCAACTGGTATCGGAATCGTCTACGTATTATAAATG GTCCTGGACATCAGTCTGTGCTACCAGATGGGACCCTGCAGATTGCAAACATACAAAGGGAGGATTCTGGAACCTACGTGTGCGAGGGCAGAATCAGGGGACGAAAGATACTGAGGACATTAGACATCTCCATCGTTGTGAATG CACCAGCAACTGCGATGATTTCTATAAAGAAGGCAAGTGTTTTTGCGGGACCCAACACAAATGTCACAATCATCTGTTTGGTCACAGGGCTACCTGCTCCAATCATTACATGGTCAAC ACCTCCCACCTCTGATTCCTCTCGCTACATTTACAACTCAGACAAGAGTGAGCTCATCATCCCAGCTGTGGTCAGAAATGATGCTGGGAAATATATCTGCACAGCTCAAAATAAAATTGGGGAGGACGGTGCCATATTCGAGCTGGATGTCTCAG AAATCCCACTGGTGACTCTTAGCCAGAAGAAGATGGCAGTAGGTCTCGGAGGGTCCATTCTCATCTACTGCGATGCCACTGGACATCCTGTGCCCACCATCACTTGGAGGAGGAAGGGCAGCAGCAATGCCATG ccctCTGTTGGTCGGCAGAGGGTAGAGGGATCAAAGCTCATCATTGAGAAAGTGGCGCCCTCTGATGGTGGCGTGTATACCTGCGATGCCCACAGCAGTGCTGTCCACAGCACAGAGGACTTCAGCCTCATAA CGGCGCCTGAAGTGCCATCCTTGTTTAGGGTGTCACCTGGTCCCACATCGGCCCACATCACTCTGAACACCACCGTACTGGACGGAGGTTCTCCCCTCACTAATTACGTCCTGCAATGGAGGAAACAACCACAGGACAAGTGGGCCGAGACCAACGTTCCTCCATCCA GTCCCCTGGTGGTAAAGGCGTTGGCTCCATACACCGAGTACTTTATACGTTTTGCTGCCCAAAACAACAAATTCCTTGGGGGCTTTTCAGCTGAACACAAGATTCGTACTCAGGCCAAAC GAGAACCAGACCGCCCCATGTTGTCTAATGATGAGAAGGTGATAGAGGAAAATTCATTCTCCATCCCCTTTAAACAGCTGGATGACGGCGGGTCTCCCATCAAGCGTTATGTCGTGCGGTACAGAAAG GACAAGGAGGGGGAGGACTGGAGAGAAAAAGAAATGGCTGCCAACTCCACCAAGGTTTACATTCCTCATCTCCAGTATGGCTCAGACTACCTGATCGAAGTCTTGGCTGTTAACACCAATGGCATATCCAGCCCTGCCAAGTTAAAATTTTCTGTGCCACAAG TTGAGACCAAAGGTGGCTTGGGCAAAGCTGGTGTGGTTGGCATCGTCATGGTGATTTTCCTGGTGCTGCTGCTGTCGGTGGATGCCTTCTGTTGCTATAAAAATCGATGTGGTCTGCTCAACTTCCTCAGCAGAAAAATGCTTGTCCACAAGATGTCTGTGTCTAagagtgtggaggagggtgtTATCAACAATGCTGCTGT
- the ncam3 gene encoding neural cell adhesion molecule 1 isoform X1, whose translation MAAYLMILTLFVVFFINSRLTDAKVDLIISDPEVRVGSDHLILCKAGKDAEIQWQKDGEDIDEDRYIVESIDETSSKVLLKSVTLDDRGTYKCICNYGNHEDEAAVNIFVYEMPNFGNTQKYHEFLVNETAQIPCLVSGKPEVDINWYRNRLRIINGPGHQSVLPDGTLQIANIQREDSGTYVCEGRIRGRKILRTLDISIVVNAPATAMISIKKASVFAGPNTNVTIICLVTGLPAPIITWSTPPTSDSSRYIYNSDKSELIIPAVVRNDAGKYICTAQNKIGEDGAIFELDVSEIPLVTLSQKKMAVGLGGSILIYCDATGHPVPTITWRRKGSSNAMPSVGRQRVEGSKLIIEKVAPSDGGVYTCDAHSSAVHSTEDFSLITAPEVPSLFRVSPGPTSAHITLNTTVLDGGSPLTNYVLQWRKQPQDKWAETNVPPSSPLVVKALAPYTEYFIRFAAQNNKFLGGFSAEHKIRTQAKREPDRPMLSNDEKVIEENSFSIPFKQLDDGGSPIKRYVVRYRKDKEGEDWREKEMAANSTKVYIPHLQYGSDYLIEVLAVNTNGISSPAKLKFSVPQVETKGGLGKAGVVGIVMVIFLVLLLSVDAFCCYKNRCGLLNFLSRKMLVHKMSVSKSVEEGVINNAAVDMNGLEKPRSSIPKLQAQNGPANGVRSEVTCDKAPLTKFEKPPANGEPTVEA comes from the exons ATGGCTGCATATCTGATGATACTGACATTGTTTGTCGTCTTCTTCATTAATTCAAGGTTAACAG ATGCCAAAGTAGACCTCATCATAAGTGACCCAGAGGTCAGGGTGGGAAGTGACCATTTGATCTTGTGCAAGG CTGGTAAAGACGCAGAAATACAATGGCAGAAGGATGGGGAAGACATTGATGAAGACCGTTATATAGTGGAGAGTATAGATGAAACCTCGAGTAAAGTGCTCTTAAAGAGCGTGACCCTGGATGACAGAGGAACTTACAAGTGCATTTGCAATTATGGCAATCATGAAGATGAAGCGGCAGTGAACATTTTTGTCTATG AAATGCCAAACTTTGGCAACACACAGAAATACCACGAATTCTTAGTGAACGAGACAGCACAAATTCCTTGCCTCGTCAGTGGAAAACCTGAGGTGGATATCAACTGGTATCGGAATCGTCTACGTATTATAAATG GTCCTGGACATCAGTCTGTGCTACCAGATGGGACCCTGCAGATTGCAAACATACAAAGGGAGGATTCTGGAACCTACGTGTGCGAGGGCAGAATCAGGGGACGAAAGATACTGAGGACATTAGACATCTCCATCGTTGTGAATG CACCAGCAACTGCGATGATTTCTATAAAGAAGGCAAGTGTTTTTGCGGGACCCAACACAAATGTCACAATCATCTGTTTGGTCACAGGGCTACCTGCTCCAATCATTACATGGTCAAC ACCTCCCACCTCTGATTCCTCTCGCTACATTTACAACTCAGACAAGAGTGAGCTCATCATCCCAGCTGTGGTCAGAAATGATGCTGGGAAATATATCTGCACAGCTCAAAATAAAATTGGGGAGGACGGTGCCATATTCGAGCTGGATGTCTCAG AAATCCCACTGGTGACTCTTAGCCAGAAGAAGATGGCAGTAGGTCTCGGAGGGTCCATTCTCATCTACTGCGATGCCACTGGACATCCTGTGCCCACCATCACTTGGAGGAGGAAGGGCAGCAGCAATGCCATG ccctCTGTTGGTCGGCAGAGGGTAGAGGGATCAAAGCTCATCATTGAGAAAGTGGCGCCCTCTGATGGTGGCGTGTATACCTGCGATGCCCACAGCAGTGCTGTCCACAGCACAGAGGACTTCAGCCTCATAA CGGCGCCTGAAGTGCCATCCTTGTTTAGGGTGTCACCTGGTCCCACATCGGCCCACATCACTCTGAACACCACCGTACTGGACGGAGGTTCTCCCCTCACTAATTACGTCCTGCAATGGAGGAAACAACCACAGGACAAGTGGGCCGAGACCAACGTTCCTCCATCCA GTCCCCTGGTGGTAAAGGCGTTGGCTCCATACACCGAGTACTTTATACGTTTTGCTGCCCAAAACAACAAATTCCTTGGGGGCTTTTCAGCTGAACACAAGATTCGTACTCAGGCCAAAC GAGAACCAGACCGCCCCATGTTGTCTAATGATGAGAAGGTGATAGAGGAAAATTCATTCTCCATCCCCTTTAAACAGCTGGATGACGGCGGGTCTCCCATCAAGCGTTATGTCGTGCGGTACAGAAAG GACAAGGAGGGGGAGGACTGGAGAGAAAAAGAAATGGCTGCCAACTCCACCAAGGTTTACATTCCTCATCTCCAGTATGGCTCAGACTACCTGATCGAAGTCTTGGCTGTTAACACCAATGGCATATCCAGCCCTGCCAAGTTAAAATTTTCTGTGCCACAAG TTGAGACCAAAGGTGGCTTGGGCAAAGCTGGTGTGGTTGGCATCGTCATGGTGATTTTCCTGGTGCTGCTGCTGTCGGTGGATGCCTTCTGTTGCTATAAAAATCGATGTGGTCTGCTCAACTTCCTCAGCAGAAAAATGCTTGTCCACAAGATGTCTGTGTCTAagagtgtggaggagggtgtTATCAACAATGCTGCTGT